The genomic region CAGCGGCATCGGCTGCACGGCAAGTGATCACCTCGCAGCCGGCGGCGGTTAAGCGGTCGATGTTTTCCTGCGGGGCAGCGGGAGCAGCGGCAATAAGCACCGGTGCATCGCGCGCCGTTTGCACGAGTTGACTATTGGGTGAAAGCGCAGCCTGGCTCTCGGCAATAATACGGGTGGCAACGCGCGGTCCCGGATGTCGGGCGATGAGCAGCGGGTCGTCCATTTTGGCCGTGCCGCTGCCGATCAGAATGCCATCTACACGGCTGCGTAGTTGCTGCACAATTTGCCGCGAGGCCTCGCTGGAAATCCAGTGGCTATTGCCGGCAGCGGTGGCGATTTTGCCGTCCAGCGTCATGGCCCATTTGGCAATGATCCACGGCCGGCCTGTGGCGATGAGCTTCAAATACGGCGCGTTGAGCCGGTGGGCCTCGGCTGCCATCAAGCCGACTTCCACGTCAATTCCGGCCTCATGAAGTGCCGCGATTCCCTGGCCGCTGACCGCTTCGAACGGATCGCGCTGGGCGCAAACCACTTTTGCAATGCCGGCGTTGATGAGCGATTGAGTGCATGGGGGTGTTTTTCCCTGGTGGCAGCATGGTTCCAAAGTCACGTAAGCGGTGGCGCCTTTGGCTCGAGGACCCGCCACGTGCAGCGCTTCCACCTCGGCATGTGCCCCGCCGAATTTCCCGTGCCAACCTTCGCCGACCACTTCGCCGTCACGCACCAGCACACAGCCCACCATCGGATTAGGCTCGACGTAACCTTGACCACGTGCTGCCAATTCCAGGGCGCGAGCCATGAAGAATGGAGCGGCTTCAAATTCAGAGTTTGGAATGGGAAACACAGAGTTTGCAGGCATGGAAATTACCGATTGATCGAAAGCCCGGCGGCAGCGAGTGCTGCCGCATACTTGCTGCGCGTGTTCAAATTCCATAACGAGTGCAGATCGGGATCGACTTCACGCAACTGCTCAGCGGGTATCAAACGGGTCCGAATTCGATCGAGCAGATCGCAAACTCGCAATTGGTTTTCGGCCAGCATGGCATCGACCACCGGCAGAATTTTCGGGCGATATGCACCGGCCAGCGGCTGCGGCACATGTTCCCAGATTGGAACGACGGCGTCGTGCTGGGAATCGAGCAGTTCGATTATGCGGTTGAGGAAGGCCGGCACAAGCAATGGGACATCACAAGCGGTGATCAAAGCGGACTCAATTTTTAGCTGGGCGGTTTGCAAACATCGCAGGCCAGCGGCGATTCCTTCCAGCGGACCACAATCGGGATTAGTGTCCCGCGCGATCAGTACGCTGGGCGGCAGTTCCGGCAAGGGCTGGCCTTGCGCGGCCACAACCACGACGTCCGAAGCCAACCGGCCAACGATTCGCACGATGCGCTGCAGGACCACCTCCTGCCCAAATGGCAATAGCGCCTTTGACATACCCATCCGACGACTCTTTCCGCCCGCCAACACAATGCCGCCGATGTGTTTCATCGCTGATCGACCGGAGCGTCAATGATAAAGCCCCCGGCCAAGCGACCGGGGGCTACATGACTGTAGGTATGAGACTTCTAAGTTCGACTGATAATATTCGAAGCGATGGTCAATCCAAAAAGCCCAACAACTCCTGCGCCCGGCTGGGTTGCTGTAACTTACGGACCGCTTTAGCTTCAATTTGGCGGATACGTTCGCGGGTCACTTTGAAAATATGGCCAACTTCCTCCAGCGTATAACTGTAACCGTCGCCCAAACCATAGCGGAGCTTGATAATTTCACGTTCGCGGTAGCTCAGCGTTTTCAATACTTTGCTGATCCGATTACGCAACATTTCCTGGGCAGCGCCCACGGCGGGGTTTTCGGCATCGCTGTCAGGCAGCAAATCACCAAAATGGCTATCCTCACTGTTGCCGACGGGCCGATCCAAACTAATTGGATAGCGGCTCATCGCCAGTACTCGGCGGGTTTCGTCAATCGCCGTACCAGCTTCACGAGCGGTTTCTTCAATCGTCGGTTCGCGGCCCAACCGTTGCAACAATTCGCGTGAAACATTTCGCACCCGCGACATGGTTTCCACCATATGCACAGGAATGCGAATGGTACGGCTTTGATCGGCCACTGCCCGAGTAATGGCTTGGCGAATCCACCACGTGGCGTAGGTGCAAAACTTGAAGCCGCGGCGATATTCAAATTTATCGACCGCTCGCATCAAGCCGGCGTTGCCTTCTTGAATTAAATCCAAAAAGCTGAGACCGCGGTTGCGGTATTTCTTGGCAATCGACACCACCAGCCGCAAGTTGCCCTCCGACAATCCGCGCTTGGCATGCTGATATTGGCCATAAATGCCTTTAATTTTCAGAATTCGATTCCGCATGCTTGACGGAGTTTCTTGCGTGCATCGCAAAATTTGGCGAAATTCCTTAATCCACACGGCACGATCCGCGGATGGCAACTTGGCGCGCTTGTGTTGATCGATCAACGCCCGCAGTTCCGCTGCTCGGCACGTGAAATCTTCCAGCGTACGAATCATGGTTTCAATACGTTGGGTTCGCAAACCGAGCTCTTCCACCAACTTCACCGCTCGTTTCCGGCGGCGGTTCAGCCGGCGCCAAGCCTCACGGCGCAAACTCATTTTCGTCGACTTACTGAATGCGGTACGGAAGTCAGCCTTATTGCGCCGCAGCAATTCATTTACCGTCGATAAGTTGTGTGGTAACCGACCAAGGATTTGGTCTTTTTCCAAGCGGTCGGTTACGCTGACTTGCACAGTTCGATCGAACGGCAATTCACCCGCGTGCACCCGATTCAAAATCCGCATGGCGTACTGAATAACAAAATCGCATTCCAACAACTTGCGGCGGAAGTGAGCCCGCGTAATTTCGATGCGCTTGGCCAGCGCAATTTCCTCATGGCGCGTGAGCAGTGGAATTTCACCCATCTGCGTGAGATACATTCGTACCGGGTCATCTGACCAACTTTCGGCCTCTGAATCGACGGAAAGAAGCTCGTCCCCCTTGAGCTCCCCGTCTAAATCGCCGGCTGATTGACTTTCCGCCACCAGCAAATCATCGTCGACCTCGACTGTATCCGAATCATCAACCACTTTGTCGACCAACTCGACAGCCTCATCGGGACCGGGAGTTGAATCATCTTCCAGGTCGTCCAACAACGTGTTGTACAAGGGAACACTCCTCAAATAAACCAAGAAGGGTGAGAAAATCAGCAAAAGCCTTGAAGCATATTGCCTAAGACGCCGATGGCAGAAACGCAGCAAGGTATCAGCCTGCTCGTTTCCAAGCTAACTATTATTCTCTCAACATTAAACAATTTCCAACATATTCTACCACCGATGTCTTGCGGCGATTCTTAGATGCCTCTATTTGGTAAAAAATTACGCGCAATATATCATTAAGATATTATCTATTTTACTCATATTTCCTATTTTAATATTCTACCTAGCTTTATGTTTTTGTACCTCGAGGTCTTGGTACCAAGTGTCAATTACGAGTTTTAGAGAAGAAAACTGCTGAGAGGATGTGCATACTGCAACTACTTGCGAATGGGCACAGTGCTAAGTAATACGATCTATTCCGCACACGTTATGGAATTAAATTTTCGGCGTCGATCACACCATTCATAAGTATCACCTTTATAGTACGGGCGACAACATTTCTCACAATTTTAGTTAGTTACTCGACGAGCAATTTTATTCCCGGCTGCTACCTGTCTATCCAGATCACTTTCAGTATGAAACTGATTCGATTAAGCTGAATTTGTGTGTTAACGCCTAGTTAAATCGTCGTTCGTCGCGATCCTACTGCGCCTTCAATCACACCCACGATATAGTGCCAACTTCGCGATGGTTCGATGAAGTACTTACTTCAGTGTCCAACCTGTGGCTCCAAAACTATGGTGACAGCCGGACAGGCTGGTCAATCATTGCAGTGCAGTTGCGGAAAGATTTTGGAAGTGCCATCCATTCGCGGACTGCGCGAATTGGAATCGGTGGTAGAAGAAACGATTCCATCGCCAATTTGGAGTGCGCGACAAGGAATTGTGTTTTTAGGCTTAGCAATTACCGTAATCGCAATCTTAGCTGCCGGAGCGATCGCCTTGCTGCGTCCATCTTCCGCAGACCGCCAATTATTTGAATTGCCCATTAACAAGGGTGACATTCAGCTCGAAGTCAATAAACTTTCCCCCGCAGAGGCATTTATTCGGTTCGAGCCCGTCGTCTCATCGCTTCCTGGTTTTGTTGAAGTGATTTCCCAAAATGCTTTGCCGCCACATCTAATTCTTGATCTGCAACTGTTGGCGAAATTTGAAGGTCCGGGCCCACAGCCAATGGCGCCGAAATCGGCAGCGGGATTGGCAAAACAGGCCGGAGAGCGAAACGCAGAGATTATTTCACGGCTTCAGAAACGGCGTGCGATGAACGATGGGTTGTGGCTGGTCGCCATAGCGGCCGTTTTCGGAGTTTTATTGGCGGGTTCGTCGCTAGTTTTCTCAGTGGAAACGCCACCACGACGTTCAGCCGCACGTGGAAGATGACAAGCGAAAACGATTAATAGAAATATGTAGGTTCCAAAATCTCTATTCCAGGCTTAATCTTTGCGCGCAGTTCCACGGCATCGAGTGCAAACAAGGGGCTGATTTCCACAGGTACATCGACGCCGATTTTGACACCGGCGGCAGCTAACCACTTCCGATGCAAAGCGGTCATGAGGTTCCGGCAGGTATCGGGAGAATCGCGCTCCTCGCCGGGCCGATTTTTCACGGGTGCAAACGAACTCGCTGGATCTGTTTCTACTACGATCGCTTTTCGAGCTAAGGGCAGCAAATCGAAAATAAATCGTTCGAATTTAATGGCGTTGGGTACAGTCGGTTCGATATGATTTTCCATGTCGTCAAAATAAGGCACTTTTTTCAATGCCACATGAAATGGCAGTGAAGAATCATCCGCTGCGGCGCGCCGCAAAAAAGCAACATCGAACACATGAATGGCAGTATTACCGGCCCAGAAACGAAGCGTGCCATTGGAATTCCGTTGGCAGGCAACATCTTCAGGTAGATCGGAGTATTCGATAATGCGTGTGTGGCCATCAATACGCACTATGTTTCCGACACGTTCCGTTGGATCGCGCTTTAGGATTGCTAACGTCGACATTTCCGACCCAGTAAAAATGTGAAATCCCAAAAATTTAGGATCACAAATTTCAACGAGTGGGTTGTCAACCTGGAAGTAAAATAGTTGTGTCAAACCACGTCTTTGTATGTCGGCCAAAGAGCCGGTACGGTCGAGCGCGGCCAGCATGCCCCCGTGGCCATCGGGACTAAGTGCAAGATTGCCTTTATCTGACAACAACACGCGACCTGTGGCTGCATCAACGGCTGGCATGACGCCCTGGCAGAATAAGTAAACTTCGTCGGACGGCAATCCAAACCAGTGATTTGCGTTGAGATACTCCTTCGTTTCTTGGTGTGTAGCGTTACTGGTCATCACGTATAAGGGCACAGGCGCCCCAAATCGTCGACGAATGGCCAACAGTTTCTCAAGGAGAATTTGAAATAGTGAAGCATTCGAAATCGGACCAATGGGATACATTCCCTTAGGATGATCAAAACCTAAGCGCGTGCCCTGACCGCCGGCGACCAAAATGGCGCCGACCTTGCCATTTCTCAAGGCGCCCTCGCCAGCAGTTTGAGCATCAACGGCTGAAAGTTGATTGCCCAAGCGAATTGCCTCAGGCGGTTCCGCGCGGCGTGATAGTTCATCCCAATCAGTCCGGCTTTCCATCGTTTCAAACAACCGGGAAAGTGCTGCAAAATCGATATTCCTAATTTGCGATGCTAAATGTTGTTGCTGCTCTGAACTCAACTGCTTCCAAGAACGCAATAAATGTTCTTGCCGGCGCGCTGCCAACTCCCGGGACAACTCTTCGTGAACACTCGATTTCTGGAAAAACTGGTCAACCATTGCAGAACAACCCCTCACACACCTTACCGCCGATTTCGGATGCAGTCATAACCAGCCATGCACCCAGGCATAGGCCAATAAGCACAGTAGGGGAAATAGCACGAACACGACGGCGTAGGTGTAAATCGTCGTCCAAACATGTCTTGGCCAGCGTGCCATGTCAGATAGATTAAAATTTTGGACGTAGGCTTTATGATTTGAATAGAGAGGCAATTAGGGTGACAAAGCTTTAACGTCCTCGTTCGAATTGTTCGCCTCGCAAGCGATGAATTCCAGAATGGTCGTTACAGGCTGCGTAGCTATAGCGTCAAGCTTTAATTCCCATCTTACCCCCCAGGGTACCACCAGCGTAGTGCGAATTTCGCATGAAGGACCATCCCCCACGTCAACTTCCACATAGGGAGTTTGTCGAAAAGCTGGACAGAAAGCTACATGCGTTATCCCAGTCCGTTGACCATCCGCAAAATCAATTCGGACCCACCCCTCGATCTTGGCGGTTCCATCCGACAAGCGATGGTGGACCAATTTCTGCGTCGCAGTGATTGGATCTAAATTGATTATGAACGGAGTCGCGAACGGCGCGCGCAGTTGCGGGCGCGATAACGACGGCACTTTGTCGGACCATCTGCTTCTACGCGCTTGCCAAAGACCAATTTCGGCGCTGCAGACACTTATCCACATAATAGCCACACTGTACCATGCGCTACCCGGCACGGTGATCGCCAAAGCGAAAAGAGGCAGTGCTGCGATAATCATTAGTTCTGGCGCGGCTGACCAACGAAACAAAAGTCGCATTACGCCATCAGCCTGACATAACATCAGTGCAGTGTAGGCAACACTGGCCAAGCTGATTCCCACGCCAATCAGCGTTTGAGCTGGCAATGGCGCGATCAGTGCGCCGGCACAACGACGAGCAAGCAAATAGACCGTGACACATACTAGAAAAATAGACAAAGCCCAAGCGGCATAATGCTTAGCGCTAGGAAGCAATGCCGACACGGGTTGAGCTAAATAAGCCCACGATATTCCACGGCTCGCGTCCATGCGGAAATCTAAGATTGAAGTAACGCCCCCGCTATTTCTTCCTACGCAATTGCAGCGGCGCCGGTGCCAGCTGCTTCGGCCAATTCAGAGGCGCGATGCGTGCTTTCCCACGTAAATTCCTGTTCTTTCCGGCCAAAGTGTCCCCCGGCGGCGGTCTTTCGATAAATTGGCTTTCGTAAATCGAGATATTCAATAATACCACCGGGAGACAGCGGGAATAAATCGCGCACAAGCTCACAAATGCGGTCGTCTTCCAACCGTCCTGTCCCTTCTGTATCAACTAGTACGCTGACTGGCTGTGATACGCCGATGGCATAAGCTAATTGCACCTCGCAACGATCTGCCAATCCGGCGGCAACAATGTTCTTTGCTACATGCCGTGCCATATAGGCGCCGCTACGATCGACCTTCGTAGGATCCTTGCCGCTAAAGGCTCCGCCACCGTGACGTCCCCAACCGCCGTAGCTATCCACAATTATCTTACGGCCGGTCAAGCCAGTATCGCCATGCGGACCGCCGACCACGAAACGGCCCGTGGGATTTACGTGATATGTGATTTTGTTTGACAGTAGATCGCGCGGTAGACACGGTTCGATGATTTGCTTGATTACGAAGTCATGAATTTCCTTCTGTTGTACATTTTCGTCGTGCTGCGTGCTGACGACAACGGTATCGATTCGCACTGGCCTACCGTTTTCATATTCCACAGTTACCTGACTCTTACTATCGGGCCGCAGCCACTTCACAGCGCCTCGCTTACGAGCGTCGGTCAACGAATTGGTAATGCGATGGGCCAAAGCAATGGGTAGCGGCATCAGTTCCGGCGTGTCATTAATGGCATAACCAAACATCAAGCCTTGATCACCCGCGCCAATTTCTTTGCCCTTGGAATGGTCTTCGTTTACGCCCATAGCGATGTCGGGACTTTGGCTATGCAGCGCTACCAGCACCGAACAGGTATCCCAGCCGATACCCCATTTCGCATCTAAATAACCAACGTCGCGAATTACATCGCGAGCGACTTGCTGGAAGTCAACAACCGCTTTGGTTGTGATTTCTCCGGCGAGCATGCATAGCCCGGTAGTCACCAGCGTTTCGCAGGCCACGCGACTCATGGGATCGTGAGCCAACAGTGCATCTAACACGCCATCGGAAATCTGATCGGCCAGTTTATCCGGGTGGCCCATACTGACTGATTCGCTGGTAAATAAATGCCTGCCAGATGCCACGGAGAATACCTCCAAAAAAGAGAACGGGACTTTATGCTGGAACTATAATGATTACCGCTGTCCGCTCCATTAGTGGGCTGCTCAGCCAATCAATTGTAATACTTCATTATAGAATGGTGCTGAGCAGGCTCGCAACAGGTTAGGTAATCGGGTACCCACAACGCTTGTGGACCTAGTGGACGGCATTGCTGACGCCAACGGCTGGAGTCGCTCCGAAGCCGTTACGCGGGCAATCCGGGCTTTTGTCGCTAAGCGTTAGCGGAGAGGGTGGGAATCGAACCCCCGGCGCGAACCGTCCACAGGCGGGTTATAAAGCCGCTGCACTACCTAAGCGCGGGCCGCTCTCCGGTTATGTACCGGAGAGGTTCCGATTCTGAATTCTTTGAAGAGTCATTACGACGCAAGACAGGCAATAGCGTTTTTGGTTCGCTCAGCTTTTGCTGCCTGTAAAATGTTTATACTCGGCATGAGTTCCGATCCAATACCAGAGATTTACACTGTCAGTGCGAACATAAATAGCCCGGTATTGCATAGTCGGCGAAACCGAGAAGCTGCCGGCAGAATGGCATCCTTTTTTGGTATTGCGCAATTCATGGTGGCGCAAAGAGCGGTGAGAAGGGTCTCTATCAAAGAGAACGCATGCCTCTCTAAACTGCCTCTTTAATCATATCCGGCAGTTTGGCATATTGCTCACGAAACGACTGAGCCGTGCGATTCCGCTCCCGAAAAGAACTCGGCAGTTTGGCCATTTTTGTGCTCACTAATGGCCTGATCGCATGCGGCTTCTAGTTTGTCAGGCAATTCCAAGCTATTGCTAACTTCGTTAAATTCGACAATTGCCTGTATTTCATCTTTGCATTTTAGAAAACGACCAAGGCTCTCTAAGTGGTAACCTCGTCGCTTTTGTAAATCAATCCATACCTGAATGGCATTGGCAGTTTCAAGCCAACCTTTGCACAAGGATTGAACGGTTTCGTCGAGGTCTTCGGCTTTGGCAGAATTAAAACGACCGTCCCTCTCTGCTTTTTTGAAGCAAATATCGGCCCTGATTAGCCACTCGAAAGCATCAATTCCAACTTGCAGAAAAGAATCGCAGTCCCAGCATTCCATCGCTTCGCGATGGCGCTGCATAACGTCAACTTCGTGCTTGAAGTTCGCGACGTGTTTTTTTGCATTTCTGAAGCTGATATTGCCAGTAATCATATTTTCCTAGCGCAAAATTAAAGCCGCCAAGCAATCAAGGCGGCCAGAGATAGCTCCGTAAGGCGCTGGCATGATTCGTTCCATCTAAAAACTGTTCATGCGTGCAGCGAAAAAACGCACTAACCTATACAACTCTATCTTAATCAGTCAATGCCAATTTTGTAATCGTTGTAAGTATCGGCATTCTAATCACTTAGGATTAGTCCGTCAATTAGGACTTATGGCGAATATGAATTATATTGCATAGCTGTAAGACCTTGTCTTTTTGGCATTTAGCACCTATGCCATCTGTGCTGGCACAAAATAGACCACACTGTTACAAGACCGCTCGGTATCAAAAAGAAAGCAGCACCGGCGGTTTGCCTACGTCAGCTTGGGCGCGGATCTTCCTGCCGTTGGCCAGCATTGTAACAAGCTACTGGCCCAATTCTGGCCAGATTTTTTGCTCCTACTGATACGTTACAATGCAGGGTATGAATAAGAACAAGGCGCGTCGCCTAAAGCTCATTCTGATTGCCGTGCTGTTGTCGGCACTAGCGCTATACGCTGTGACCGGCACCCCATTTCCGAAATGGCTTGGGGTCCAGCAGCACCGGGGCGACTGAGTTTTTTAGAAAATCCCGTCTCTGGTCCATTCTAATAGGTCACTACCGGTAATCGCTTGTCGAGCCCGTAGCTCGCCCTTTGTGATTCCCAAAGCAGAAAATCGCATATCTAGATATTCAAATTGCCATCCTTTAGCCGACTAGATGAAATTTTGACTTATCATGGGATGGAACTCTTCGGGCGGCGTCTCTCTTAAAGAAACCGCTTTGTTGTCAACTTCACGCTGATGAATTCCCCTGGTCCAGAACTATTGGGCAGGCTGTTGGATCAGCATACGGCTGCGCTGACGTTATTAGCCCGGCAGTGGTGTTCCACGCCGGAAGATGTTGTTCAAGAGGCATTTTTGCAATTGGCGAGACAAACGGAATGCCCCCGCGATGCGGCTGCGTGGTTATACCGAGTGGTCCGAAACGGAGCAATTTCAGCGGGACGAGCCGAAACACGCCGTCTGCGACACGAAGCTGCTGCGGCTGCCAAGGCCAACAATTGGTTTGTAGAAACACCCATCGCAATGACCATCGACGCACAAGCAGCCGAAAGGGCCTTGGCTCAATTGCCATTCGAACAGCGCGAAACAATTATCGCTCACGTATGGTGCGGGCTGACGTTTCTCGAAATTGCGAAACTAGTGCAAAGCACTCCGAGTACGGTACATCGGCGTTATCAGGCAGGTTTGATTGGCCTGCGGAACTTGTTAGGTGAACCATGTCTACCAATGAAGCCTACGAAGAATTGCCCGAAGAATTAAAAGCGATCGAAGCCGCACTGCGACAGTTGGCGCCACAAACCGCAAAATTGGACCGCGACCGCCTGATGTATTTGGCCGGCCAAGCCAGTGTTAGGTGTTCGGCGCCGCAGACCCAGGTCGCTGGAAAGGCTCGTCTCAGGTTGAATTTCAGGCGGAATGGATGGCAATTGGCGACCGCGGCGTTGGTGCTTGTCACTATCACCCTTGGTGGATTGCTGTTGAAATCCAATCAGTCTGAACGGCGTGTTGTGTATATGGATCGTCTCAGGGCCGAAAATTTTGTCGCCGCTGCATCGTATCCCAGGGCAGAGAGTTTCAATCTGGCCCAATCGTCTGCGGGCATGGATGCTGATTACTTTCAACTTCGCAAATTGGCGTTGACCCGTGGCATTGATGCACTTCCGACGACGCCGGCAGTCAGCCACATGGTTGTGCCGCAATCGACGCCGCAAGTGTTGCCAACGCTACGGCGTGAGCTGTACGAAGACGAATCCTAGAGTATTTCTCATCAAACCAAAAGATAATTGCCATGAACCGATTTTTGATTATTTCCATC from Pirellulales bacterium harbors:
- a CDS encoding UDPGP type 1 family protein, which encodes MVDQFFQKSSVHEELSRELAARRQEHLLRSWKQLSSEQQQHLASQIRNIDFAALSRLFETMESRTDWDELSRRAEPPEAIRLGNQLSAVDAQTAGEGALRNGKVGAILVAGGQGTRLGFDHPKGMYPIGPISNASLFQILLEKLLAIRRRFGAPVPLYVMTSNATHQETKEYLNANHWFGLPSDEVYLFCQGVMPAVDAATGRVLLSDKGNLALSPDGHGGMLAALDRTGSLADIQRRGLTQLFYFQVDNPLVEICDPKFLGFHIFTGSEMSTLAILKRDPTERVGNIVRIDGHTRIIEYSDLPEDVACQRNSNGTLRFWAGNTAIHVFDVAFLRRAAADDSSLPFHVALKKVPYFDDMENHIEPTVPNAIKFERFIFDLLPLARKAIVVETDPASSFAPVKNRPGEERDSPDTCRNLMTALHRKWLAAAGVKIGVDVPVEISPLFALDAVELRAKIKPGIEILEPTYFY
- a CDS encoding sigma-70 family RNA polymerase sigma factor, whose protein sequence is MYNTLLDDLEDDSTPGPDEAVELVDKVVDDSDTVEVDDDLLVAESQSAGDLDGELKGDELLSVDSEAESWSDDPVRMYLTQMGEIPLLTRHEEIALAKRIEITRAHFRRKLLECDFVIQYAMRILNRVHAGELPFDRTVQVSVTDRLEKDQILGRLPHNLSTVNELLRRNKADFRTAFSKSTKMSLRREAWRRLNRRRKRAVKLVEELGLRTQRIETMIRTLEDFTCRAAELRALIDQHKRAKLPSADRAVWIKEFRQILRCTQETPSSMRNRILKIKGIYGQYQHAKRGLSEGNLRLVVSIAKKYRNRGLSFLDLIQEGNAGLMRAVDKFEYRRGFKFCTYATWWIRQAITRAVADQSRTIRIPVHMVETMSRVRNVSRELLQRLGREPTIEETAREAGTAIDETRRVLAMSRYPISLDRPVGNSEDSHFGDLLPDSDAENPAVGAAQEMLRNRISKVLKTLSYREREIIKLRYGLGDGYSYTLEEVGHIFKVTRERIRQIEAKAVRKLQQPSRAQELLGFLD
- a CDS encoding molybdenum cofactor guanylyltransferase, whose protein sequence is MKHIGGIVLAGGKSRRMGMSKALLPFGQEVVLQRIVRIVGRLASDVVVVAAQGQPLPELPPSVLIARDTNPDCGPLEGIAAGLRCLQTAQLKIESALITACDVPLLVPAFLNRIIELLDSQHDAVVPIWEHVPQPLAGAYRPKILPVVDAMLAENQLRVCDLLDRIRTRLIPAEQLREVDPDLHSLWNLNTRSKYAAALAAAGLSINR
- the ribD gene encoding bifunctional diaminohydroxyphosphoribosylaminopyrimidine deaminase/5-amino-6-(5-phosphoribosylamino)uracil reductase RibD, whose translation is MPANSVFPIPNSEFEAAPFFMARALELAARGQGYVEPNPMVGCVLVRDGEVVGEGWHGKFGGAHAEVEALHVAGPRAKGATAYVTLEPCCHQGKTPPCTQSLINAGIAKVVCAQRDPFEAVSGQGIAALHEAGIDVEVGLMAAEAHRLNAPYLKLIATGRPWIIAKWAMTLDGKIATAAGNSHWISSEASRQIVQQLRSRVDGILIGSGTAKMDDPLLIARHPGPRVATRIIAESQAALSPNSQLVQTARDAPVLIAAAPAAPQENIDRLTAAGCEVITCRAADAAEKLVSIPALLNELGRRRMTNVLVEGGGKLLGALFDAGAIDEVHVFIAPKLIGGASAPSPIAGTGVEKIAAALHLADIELRHTGEDLYLRGRIHRDS
- the metK gene encoding methionine adenosyltransferase, giving the protein MASGRHLFTSESVSMGHPDKLADQISDGVLDALLAHDPMSRVACETLVTTGLCMLAGEITTKAVVDFQQVARDVIRDVGYLDAKWGIGWDTCSVLVALHSQSPDIAMGVNEDHSKGKEIGAGDQGLMFGYAINDTPELMPLPIALAHRITNSLTDARKRGAVKWLRPDSKSQVTVEYENGRPVRIDTVVVSTQHDENVQQKEIHDFVIKQIIEPCLPRDLLSNKITYHVNPTGRFVVGGPHGDTGLTGRKIIVDSYGGWGRHGGGAFSGKDPTKVDRSGAYMARHVAKNIVAAGLADRCEVQLAYAIGVSQPVSVLVDTEGTGRLEDDRICELVRDLFPLSPGGIIEYLDLRKPIYRKTAAGGHFGRKEQEFTWESTHRASELAEAAGTGAAAIA